The following are encoded in a window of Deinococcus seoulensis genomic DNA:
- a CDS encoding pyruvate carboxyltransferase → MTQDSPAVRDVPTPDLFPTAFPAEAFPQVVWEDGERPASLPAQAWTTETTHRDGQQGGLPLTTADGLRIYDLMGRFTGNSGALRQAEFFVYRPADRAMLEGALERWRGGHPVEPTTWIRATRRDAELVAGLGVRETGMLASASDYHTFHKFTPGGRVQAARTYLDAVQAVLDAGLRPRLHLEDATRAPREFILPFVEAVQALAAPFPDSQAPKFRVCDTMGVGLPLEGAAWPRSVPRMIRELRAAGLSAQSLEFHPHNDTHLVVANSLAAVLAGCAAINGTLLGKGERTGNAPLEGVLLHLSGLGLTGDADFTVLNDLNDLYETLGQGVPAKYPLFGRDAHRTRAGIHADGLNKFWPMYAPFNVPALLGRPLDLSLTKDSGVAGLIFLIRQHTGTELGKDHAGLRALHESLTAEFDAGRQTAVEWEEIADRALPLAAHTPT, encoded by the coding sequence ATGACCCAGGACTCCCCCGCTGTGCGTGACGTGCCGACACCCGACCTCTTCCCCACCGCGTTCCCGGCGGAGGCGTTCCCGCAGGTGGTCTGGGAGGACGGCGAGCGGCCCGCCTCGCTGCCCGCGCAGGCGTGGACGACCGAGACCACGCACCGCGACGGGCAGCAGGGCGGCCTACCCCTGACCACCGCAGATGGCCTGCGGATCTACGACCTGATGGGCCGCTTCACGGGGAACAGTGGCGCGCTGCGGCAGGCGGAGTTCTTCGTGTATCGCCCCGCCGACCGCGCCATGCTGGAGGGCGCCCTGGAACGCTGGCGCGGCGGGCACCCGGTCGAGCCGACCACCTGGATCCGCGCCACTCGCCGGGACGCCGAGCTGGTCGCCGGGCTGGGCGTGCGCGAGACCGGCATGCTCGCCAGTGCCAGCGATTACCACACCTTCCACAAGTTCACGCCGGGCGGCCGCGTGCAGGCGGCCCGCACCTACCTGGACGCCGTGCAGGCGGTGCTGGACGCGGGCCTGCGCCCGAGGCTGCACCTGGAGGACGCCACCCGCGCGCCCCGCGAGTTCATCCTCCCGTTCGTGGAGGCCGTGCAGGCCCTCGCCGCGCCGTTCCCCGACTCGCAGGCGCCGAAGTTCCGGGTGTGCGACACGATGGGTGTCGGCCTCCCGCTGGAGGGAGCGGCGTGGCCGCGCAGCGTGCCGCGCATGATCCGCGAACTACGCGCCGCCGGGCTGAGTGCTCAGTCCCTGGAGTTCCACCCGCACAACGACACGCATCTGGTCGTGGCGAACAGCCTCGCGGCGGTCCTGGCCGGGTGCGCCGCGATCAACGGCACGCTCCTCGGCAAGGGCGAACGCACTGGGAACGCCCCACTGGAGGGCGTCCTGCTGCACCTGAGTGGCCTGGGCCTGACGGGCGACGCGGACTTCACGGTGCTGAACGACCTGAACGACCTGTACGAGACGCTGGGGCAGGGCGTGCCCGCCAAGTACCCGCTGTTCGGGCGGGACGCGCACCGCACCCGCGCCGGCATCCACGCGGACGGACTGAACAAGTTCTGGCCGATGTACGCGCCGTTCAACGTGCCCGCCCTGCTGGGTCGCCCCCTCGACCTGTCCCTGACGAAGGACAGCGGCGTGGCGGGCCTGATCTTCCTGATCCGCCAGCACACCGGCACCGAACTGGGCAAGGACCACGCGGGCCTGCGCGCCCTGCACGAATCCCTGACCGCCGAGTTCGACGCGGGCCGCCAGACCGCCGTCGAGTGGGAGGAGATTGCCGACCGCGCCCTCCCGCTCGCCGCGCACACACCCACCTGA
- a CDS encoding citrate synthase: MTASLTTAQACEQLGVKPATLYAYVSRGLIRSVPGPSGTRQRRYDAGDVQALAGRQATRRDPQAGVQAAVQGSLDGLRAGGTGGVTPILDSALTRIGDGALAYRGVDALSLADTATVEEVAALLWTGDPGTRPTLPLRARLNLSRHPRADTPLEALGYALTYAGAHDPDALDTRPETGPRQAARILTLLHATAERHAGLPPAPDLPLHARLARTWGRPDGADLLRRALILLADHELNVSAFTARVTASGGASLAHCTLAALSALQGPRHGLGALHAHDLLSAALSGDARAALRDATRRAGHAPGFGHALYPHGDPRARALLDALDAQFPDHPVTRATHAVIRAHAEDTAELPNVDLALAALTLVLGRPAGDAVTLFALARVTGWLAHALETRAGGQFIRPRARYVGPT, translated from the coding sequence ATGACGGCTTCCCTGACGACCGCGCAGGCCTGCGAGCAGCTGGGCGTGAAACCCGCCACGCTGTACGCCTACGTCTCACGCGGCCTGATCCGCAGCGTTCCCGGCCCGTCCGGCACCCGGCAGCGCCGCTACGACGCGGGCGACGTGCAGGCCCTCGCCGGACGGCAGGCCACCCGCCGCGACCCACAGGCCGGGGTACAGGCGGCGGTGCAGGGCAGCCTCGACGGGCTGCGCGCCGGGGGGACCGGAGGCGTGACGCCCATCCTCGACAGCGCCCTGACCCGTATTGGGGACGGCGCGCTGGCCTACCGGGGCGTGGACGCCCTGAGCCTCGCCGACACCGCCACCGTCGAGGAGGTCGCCGCGCTGCTGTGGACCGGCGACCCCGGCACGCGGCCCACGCTGCCGCTGCGCGCCCGGCTGAACCTCAGCCGCCACCCGCGCGCCGACACGCCCCTCGAAGCGCTGGGGTACGCGCTGACGTACGCGGGCGCGCACGACCCGGACGCCCTCGACACCCGCCCGGAAACCGGCCCCCGGCAGGCCGCGCGCATTCTGACATTGCTGCACGCCACCGCTGAACGGCACGCCGGACTACCCCCTGCGCCGGACCTGCCGCTGCACGCCCGGCTGGCCCGCACCTGGGGCCGCCCGGACGGCGCGGACCTGCTGCGCCGCGCGCTGATCCTCCTGGCCGACCACGAACTGAACGTCAGCGCCTTCACCGCGCGGGTCACAGCCAGCGGCGGCGCCAGCCTCGCGCACTGCACGCTGGCCGCACTGAGTGCCCTGCAGGGACCCCGGCACGGCCTGGGCGCGCTGCACGCCCACGACCTCCTGAGTGCCGCCCTGAGCGGCGACGCCCGAGCCGCCCTGCGCGACGCCACCCGCCGCGCCGGGCACGCACCCGGCTTCGGGCACGCCCTCTACCCGCACGGCGACCCGCGCGCCCGCGCGCTGCTGGACGCACTGGACGCGCAGTTCCCGGATCACCCCGTCACGCGCGCCACCCACGCGGTCATCCGCGCGCATGCGGAGGACACCGCCGAACTCCCCAACGTGGACCTGGCACTCGCCGCACTGACCCTCGTGCTGGGCCGCCCCGCCGGGGACGCCGTCACGCTGTTCGCGCTGGCCCGCGTGACGGGCTGGCTGGCCCACGCGCTGGAAACCCGCGCCGGGGGGCAGTTCATCCGCCCCCGCGCCCGCTACGTCGGGCCGACCTGA
- a CDS encoding glycoside hydrolase family 5 protein, whose amino-acid sequence MTHYGFNVQWMVAWEPGRAPAAPDLRALDFMARHGFNFVRVPTDYRFWTTDHDYAHPDERVFEHLDGYLRACQERGLHLSLNLHRAPGYCINRNDLEIHNLWTDDIAQQGFLGLWQTLAVRYAGVPGRDLSFDLLNEPPDPGQYGLTRDGHAHLMRRAVAAIRAADPGRAVVIDGLGGGHLALPELADLGVTHSGRGYQPMSVSHWGADWWDGWRAGDPHYPGTRYGGLTWTQETLRDFYAPWREVQATGTPVHIGEFGCYRDTPDADALRWFGDLLGLYREFGWGYALWEFQGPFGIVGHGRPGAHFERQGGYDVDVALLDLLKGARAG is encoded by the coding sequence GTGACCCACTACGGCTTCAACGTCCAGTGGATGGTCGCCTGGGAACCCGGTCGGGCACCCGCCGCGCCGGACCTGCGCGCACTGGACTTCATGGCGCGGCACGGCTTCAACTTCGTGCGCGTGCCCACCGACTACCGCTTCTGGACGACGGACCACGACTACGCGCATCCCGACGAGCGGGTGTTCGAACACCTCGACGGGTACCTGCGCGCCTGCCAGGAGCGGGGCCTGCACCTGAGCCTCAACCTGCACCGCGCACCCGGGTACTGCATCAACCGCAACGACCTCGAAATCCACAACCTCTGGACGGACGACATCGCCCAGCAGGGCTTCCTGGGCCTGTGGCAGACCCTCGCGGTCCGCTACGCCGGCGTGCCGGGCCGCGACCTGAGTTTCGACCTGCTGAACGAACCCCCGGACCCCGGCCAGTACGGCCTGACGCGGGACGGTCACGCCCACCTGATGCGCCGCGCGGTCGCCGCCATCCGCGCCGCCGACCCCGGACGGGCCGTCGTGATTGACGGGCTGGGCGGCGGGCACCTCGCCCTGCCGGAACTCGCGGACCTGGGCGTCACGCACAGCGGGCGCGGGTACCAGCCCATGAGCGTCTCCCACTGGGGCGCGGACTGGTGGGACGGCTGGCGCGCGGGCGACCCCCACTACCCCGGCACCCGCTACGGCGGCCTCACCTGGACGCAGGAGACCCTGCGCGACTTCTACGCCCCGTGGCGCGAGGTGCAGGCGACCGGGACGCCCGTCCACATCGGCGAGTTCGGGTGCTACCGCGACACGCCGGACGCGGACGCCCTGCGCTGGTTCGGCGACCTGCTCGGCCTGTACCGCGAGTTCGGATGGGGCTACGCCCTGTGGGAATTCCAGGGACCATTCGGCATCGTCGGGCACGGGCGGCCCGGCGCGCACTTCGAACGGCAAGGCGGGTACGACGTGGACGTGGCCCTGCTGGACCTGCTCAAGGGAGCCCGCGCCGGATGA
- a CDS encoding glycoside hydrolase family 2 protein — protein MTQPHALTQRTPLTGWTLRAPHAPDPHSRARDWLEATVPGTVHGDLLRHALIPDPFDGLNDTQVQWVGQTAWTYRTTFTVTPEQLQSPHLDLCLDGLDTLCTVRLNGAAVLRSDNMFVPHRLDVRAHLHAGENTLTLHFEPVLPHGRALEARHGTRAVWNGDPSRVYLRKAQYHYGWDWGPVILTAGPWKDVTLHAYHARLDDLHAPLTVGPDGTWLDLNATLAGTTRPGDLLRVTLHGPDGHEVARTTLDAHSEPLQARLHVPDPQLWWPRGYGPQPLYTLHVTLDRGGVTLDTLTRRLGARTVELRQDPVADEPGTSFTFVVNGVPIFAGGANWIPEDLLLDRVTPEQYRHRLQQAADANMVMIRVWGGGIYEHDAFYDTCDELGLLVWQDFLFACGMYPAHPDFLASVQAEAQAAVRRLRHHASLALWCGNNEDYQIAESVGASGPGGDPARFDALTIYERLLPDVVRTLNPDVPYWPGSPSGGAASHDQTVGDRHTWEIWHGVMAPHRDYGHYEGRFVSEFGLQAPPSLHVIERFTRPEDRHAGSRVMEHHNRAADPQGRPDGARRLAAYLSDTFDPPRDFAEYVYATRAVQADAMTSAYRAFRGRWGHAGARAVSGALVWQLNDCWPVTSWSVIDSGGLPKPAYHAIQRELAPLAVQARRDDERLSAWIASSMGEDQPAQVHLDVLTLSGERLLTHAWSVTAAANAVTPLDLAGPHLADLKLPGGSVAFLRLLVDGQERSRAALWPEPLKYHDLPDPHLTATVTGDTLTLRAERPARGVWIDAGPHAPRDNHLDLLPGETLTLPLPADITAASITVRAVGSGAVQAQDLPPRHDAPPHRPAHAPLNAPPVLVTATGSDQGAP, from the coding sequence ATGACCCAGCCCCACGCCCTCACGCAGCGCACGCCCCTCACCGGCTGGACCCTGCGCGCCCCGCACGCCCCCGACCCTCACAGCCGCGCCCGCGACTGGCTCGAGGCCACCGTCCCCGGCACCGTCCACGGCGACCTGCTGCGCCACGCCCTGATCCCCGACCCCTTCGACGGACTCAACGACACGCAGGTGCAGTGGGTCGGCCAGACCGCCTGGACGTACCGCACGACCTTCACCGTCACGCCGGAGCAGTTGCAGTCTCCCCACCTGGACCTGTGCCTGGACGGCCTGGACACCCTCTGCACCGTCCGCCTGAACGGCGCGGCCGTGCTGCGCAGCGACAACATGTTCGTCCCTCACCGCCTGGACGTCAGGGCGCACCTGCACGCGGGCGAGAACACCCTGACCCTGCACTTCGAGCCGGTCCTGCCGCACGGCCGCGCGCTGGAAGCCAGGCACGGGACGCGCGCCGTGTGGAACGGTGACCCCAGCCGCGTCTACCTCCGCAAGGCGCAGTACCACTACGGCTGGGACTGGGGCCCGGTGATCCTGACCGCCGGACCGTGGAAGGACGTCACGCTGCACGCCTACCACGCCCGCCTGGACGACCTGCACGCGCCCCTGACCGTCGGCCCGGACGGCACCTGGCTGGACCTGAACGCCACGCTCGCCGGAACCACCCGGCCCGGCGACCTGCTGCGCGTCACCCTGCACGGCCCGGACGGGCACGAGGTCGCGCGAACCACACTCGACGCCCACAGCGAACCCCTCCAGGCACGCCTGCACGTCCCGGACCCGCAGCTGTGGTGGCCGCGCGGGTACGGCCCGCAGCCGCTGTACACCCTGCACGTCACGCTGGACCGCGGCGGCGTGACCCTGGACACCCTCACGCGCCGCCTGGGCGCCCGCACGGTCGAGTTGCGGCAGGACCCCGTGGCGGACGAACCGGGCACCTCCTTCACCTTCGTCGTGAACGGCGTGCCCATCTTCGCCGGGGGCGCGAACTGGATTCCCGAGGACCTGCTGCTCGACCGCGTGACGCCCGAACAGTACCGCCACCGGCTGCAGCAGGCCGCCGACGCGAACATGGTCATGATCCGCGTGTGGGGCGGCGGGATCTACGAGCACGACGCCTTCTACGACACCTGCGACGAACTGGGCCTGCTCGTCTGGCAGGACTTCCTGTTCGCCTGCGGGATGTACCCCGCCCACCCGGACTTCCTGGCCAGCGTGCAGGCCGAGGCCCAGGCCGCCGTGCGGCGCCTGCGGCACCACGCCAGCCTCGCGCTGTGGTGCGGCAACAACGAGGACTACCAGATCGCCGAGTCCGTCGGCGCGAGCGGCCCCGGCGGCGACCCCGCCCGCTTCGACGCCCTGACCATCTACGAACGGCTGCTGCCGGACGTCGTACGGACCCTCAATCCCGACGTGCCGTACTGGCCGGGCAGTCCCTCCGGCGGCGCCGCCTCGCACGACCAGACGGTCGGGGACCGGCACACCTGGGAGATCTGGCACGGCGTCATGGCCCCCCACCGCGACTACGGCCACTACGAGGGCCGCTTCGTGAGCGAGTTCGGGCTGCAGGCCCCGCCCAGCCTGCACGTGATCGAGCGCTTCACCCGCCCCGAGGACCGCCACGCGGGCTCCCGCGTCATGGAACACCACAACCGGGCGGCCGATCCGCAGGGCCGCCCCGACGGCGCCCGCCGCCTCGCCGCGTACCTGAGCGACACCTTCGACCCGCCCCGCGACTTCGCGGAGTACGTGTACGCCACGCGCGCCGTGCAGGCCGACGCGATGACCAGCGCCTACCGCGCCTTCCGGGGCCGCTGGGGCCACGCGGGCGCGCGCGCGGTCTCCGGCGCGCTCGTGTGGCAACTGAACGACTGCTGGCCCGTGACCAGCTGGTCCGTCATCGACTCGGGCGGCCTGCCCAAACCCGCCTACCACGCTATCCAGCGTGAGCTCGCGCCACTGGCCGTGCAGGCCCGGCGCGACGACGAGCGCCTCAGCGCCTGGATCGCCAGCAGCATGGGCGAGGACCAGCCCGCCCAGGTGCACCTCGACGTCCTGACCCTGAGCGGCGAGCGCCTCCTGACGCACGCGTGGTCCGTCACGGCCGCCGCGAACGCCGTCACGCCCCTCGACCTGGCTGGCCCCCATCTGGCTGACCTCAAGCTGCCCGGCGGGAGCGTGGCGTTCCTGCGCCTGCTCGTGGACGGACAGGAACGCAGCCGCGCCGCGCTGTGGCCCGAACCGCTCAAGTACCACGACCTGCCCGACCCGCACCTCACCGCCACCGTCACCGGCGACACCCTCACCCTGCGCGCCGAACGGCCCGCGCGGGGCGTCTGGATCGACGCCGGTCCCCACGCCCCGCGCGACAACCACCTGGACCTGCTGCCCGGCGAGACGCTCACGCTGCCCCTCCCGGCGGACATCACGGCCGCCAGCATCACCGTGCGCGCCGTCGGCAGCGGCGCCGTCCAGGCGCAGGACCTGCCCCCCCGGCACGACGCGCCCCCGCACCGGCCCGCCCATGCGCCCCTGAACGCCCCGCCCGTCCTGGTGACCGCCACCGGCAGCGATCAGGGTGCCCCGTGA
- a CDS encoding LacI family DNA-binding transcriptional regulator has translation MPSDQRLASAPTIRDIAARAEVSVGTVSRALKGQPGLTEATRVRVLQVAQAMGYDLGKLRPVKARRIGFLLHESHSNLASNPFYFPVLHGVEVACRNSAVAFTYSQVGASGVAELIDRLEVDGLVCAGYWESGVLAEIVRAGKPVVLVDHAAPGLPSVNTDNVSGAYQATQHLIATGRARVAMLTGQAEHHSIRQRVEGYRQALADAGRAQDELVVHRLVDSDEGDQQAAAALLSLSPRPDAVFAYNDRAALAVIQECARRGLRVPEDVAVVGFDDITAASYSQPGLTTVAVDKEGLGREGVRLLLHPRPSERAQVVVPVRLVIRGSSRAAR, from the coding sequence GTGCCCAGCGATCAGCGTTTAGCGTCGGCCCCCACCATCCGTGATATCGCGGCCCGCGCCGAGGTCTCGGTCGGGACCGTCTCACGCGCCCTGAAGGGCCAGCCGGGCCTGACCGAGGCGACCCGGGTGCGGGTGCTGCAGGTCGCGCAGGCGATGGGCTACGACCTGGGCAAACTGCGGCCCGTCAAGGCGCGCCGCATCGGATTCCTGCTGCACGAGTCCCACAGCAACCTCGCCAGCAACCCCTTCTACTTCCCCGTGCTGCACGGCGTGGAGGTCGCCTGCCGCAACTCGGCGGTGGCCTTCACGTACTCGCAGGTGGGCGCGTCAGGCGTGGCGGAACTCATCGACCGGCTCGAGGTGGACGGACTGGTCTGCGCCGGGTACTGGGAAAGCGGCGTGCTGGCCGAGATCGTCCGCGCCGGGAAGCCGGTGGTACTGGTCGATCACGCCGCGCCGGGCCTGCCGAGCGTGAACACCGACAACGTCTCCGGCGCGTACCAGGCGACGCAGCACCTGATCGCCACGGGCCGCGCGCGGGTGGCGATGCTGACCGGTCAGGCCGAACACCACAGCATCCGGCAGCGGGTCGAGGGGTACCGGCAGGCCCTGGCCGACGCCGGGCGCGCGCAGGACGAACTGGTCGTGCACCGACTCGTGGACAGCGACGAGGGCGACCAGCAGGCGGCGGCGGCGCTGCTGTCGCTGTCGCCGCGTCCGGACGCCGTGTTCGCGTACAACGACCGCGCGGCGCTGGCCGTCATCCAGGAGTGCGCGCGGCGCGGCCTGCGGGTGCCGGAGGACGTCGCGGTGGTGGGCTTCGACGACATCACGGCCGCCAGTTACAGCCAGCCGGGCCTGACGACCGTCGCCGTGGACAAGGAAGGGCTGGGGCGCGAGGGCGTCCGG